Proteins from a single region of Candidatus Hydrogenedentota bacterium:
- a CDS encoding rhomboid family protein encodes MGSLTLTRCFNHGQREAVARCPSCRRHYCRECVTEHDHKLLCASCIQALASAQVATERRPWPIIPTLQLLVALFVLWLSFYGVGRALLLVPSQFHQIETENSDDPARDQPDDEVADALASSLGKGAR; translated from the coding sequence TTGGGTTCTCTGACCCTCACACGGTGCTTTAACCACGGCCAGCGCGAAGCCGTGGCCCGGTGTCCCTCCTGTCGCCGCCACTATTGTCGAGAATGCGTGACCGAGCACGACCACAAGTTATTGTGCGCATCGTGTATCCAGGCCCTCGCCTCGGCCCAGGTTGCGACGGAACGCCGCCCCTGGCCCATTATCCCCACACTGCAACTCCTTGTGGCCCTCTTCGTACTATGGCTGTCCTTTTACGGCGTTGGCCGCGCCCTCCTTTTGGTCCCCTCTCAATTTCACCAGATTGAGACCGAAAACTCCGATGATCCGGCGCGGGATCAGCCCGACGATGAAGTCGCGGACGCCCTTGCTTCCAGCCTGGGGAAAGGCGCGCGTTGA
- a CDS encoding MoxR family ATPase, translated as MGKDTPLNYSIEQLHEVLQRTRGEIGKVIIGQQSVVDHALVAIFAGQHALIEGVPGVAKTLLVRTLAKVLGCEFGRIQFTPDLMPTDIIGTNVFNMKENGFTLVKGPIFTTFLLADEINRAPAKTQSALLQAMQERNVTIDRETYALAPNFSVFATQNPIEYEGTYPLPEAQKDRFLLKIRMDCPEENEELMLAYRSLSANAPERVLHDDSVQPVLSAEALVQCRQAMESVAVREEIIRYAVSIVRKTRAYSSVLVGAGPRATQALLLASRANAALRGRDFVSPDDIKYLAVPVLAHRLVLRPEFEIEGLTVEEVIQELLTTVTVPR; from the coding sequence ATGGGAAAGGATACCCCCTTGAATTACAGTATCGAACAGCTCCATGAGGTGCTGCAGCGCACCCGCGGTGAAATCGGGAAAGTGATTATCGGCCAGCAGTCCGTGGTGGATCATGCCCTGGTGGCCATCTTCGCTGGTCAGCACGCCCTGATTGAGGGGGTACCCGGCGTGGCCAAGACCCTCTTGGTGCGCACCCTGGCGAAGGTGCTCGGTTGCGAGTTCGGGCGTATCCAGTTCACGCCCGACCTGATGCCTACGGATATCATTGGCACCAACGTCTTCAACATGAAGGAGAACGGGTTCACCCTCGTGAAGGGCCCGATCTTCACCACTTTTTTGCTGGCGGATGAAATTAACCGCGCCCCCGCCAAGACCCAGAGCGCCCTTTTGCAGGCCATGCAGGAGCGGAATGTAACCATTGATCGGGAAACCTACGCCCTGGCCCCGAATTTCTCCGTCTTCGCGACCCAGAACCCCATCGAATACGAGGGCACCTATCCGCTCCCCGAGGCCCAGAAAGACCGATTCCTCCTTAAGATTCGAATGGATTGCCCCGAGGAAAACGAGGAATTGATGCTGGCCTATCGGTCCCTTTCCGCCAATGCCCCAGAACGCGTGCTCCATGACGACAGCGTGCAGCCCGTCCTTAGCGCCGAAGCCCTCGTCCAGTGCCGTCAGGCCATGGAGTCCGTGGCGGTTCGCGAAGAAATCATCCGCTACGCGGTCTCCATTGTAAGAAAAACCCGGGCCTACAGCAGTGTTCTGGTTGGTGCGGGTCCCCGCGCCACCCAGGCCCTCTTGCTGGCAAGCCGCGCCAATGCGGCCCTGCGCGGGCGGGATTTCGTATCGCCCGACGACATCAAGTACCTCGCCGTTCCGGTGCTCGCCCATCGGCTGGTCTTGCGGCCCGAATTCGAAATAGAGGGCTTGACCGTGGAAGAGGTGATCCAGGAACTGCTCACTACGGTAACCGTGCCGCGATGA
- a CDS encoding DUF58 domain-containing protein produces MSAPTTRLLWWCAWLGLPLGLAGGLSPGLALPCLAIFLLVAAIAIGDLARGLRAAPAVTVQLPPISRLSLQRPGAFLASLVKESDGVQTRLIRVGLAFPEALRIAQPVQTAHVPGAAGTYPISWECLPVQRGQFFITDVYIEEVSALGLWAIRRHYVQRAELRIYPNLLAERNRMASLFLNREGSGMHAQRLVGKGREFEQLREYIPGDSYEDIHWKATARRGHPITKTYQVERTQEVYVVVDASRLSARPIPGRLPEGASEAQLELLLRAALLLGVVAEKQGDFFGLVTFSDQVHAFIRASKGRGHFNRCREALYTLQPRIVNPDFEDVCTFIRMRLRRRALVIFLTNLDDPVLAESLSRNLEFLSNRHLVMVNMITPGHVRPLFSHGDVRDTDEIYARLGGHLQWQSLRETQRSLHRHGVDMHLAGHESLCGDMVAQYVSVKQRQLL; encoded by the coding sequence ATGAGCGCTCCCACCACACGATTACTTTGGTGGTGCGCCTGGCTCGGCCTTCCACTGGGACTGGCGGGGGGGCTCTCCCCCGGCCTCGCCCTGCCGTGCCTGGCGATTTTCCTTCTCGTGGCGGCAATCGCCATCGGGGACCTCGCCCGTGGCCTGCGCGCCGCACCGGCCGTTACGGTGCAATTGCCCCCGATCAGCCGCTTGTCTCTTCAGCGACCCGGCGCCTTTCTTGCCTCGCTGGTCAAGGAATCGGACGGCGTACAAACCCGCCTCATTCGAGTCGGCCTCGCCTTTCCAGAGGCCTTGCGGATCGCCCAGCCGGTCCAGACGGCGCATGTACCCGGCGCGGCGGGGACCTATCCGATCTCCTGGGAGTGCCTGCCCGTCCAACGGGGCCAGTTCTTCATCACGGACGTGTACATTGAGGAAGTATCCGCACTCGGACTGTGGGCGATCCGGCGGCACTATGTGCAGCGGGCGGAACTACGCATCTACCCGAATCTTCTGGCCGAACGCAACCGCATGGCGTCTCTTTTCCTCAATCGCGAAGGATCGGGCATGCACGCCCAGCGCCTGGTCGGCAAAGGTCGCGAATTTGAGCAATTGCGCGAGTATATCCCCGGCGACAGCTACGAGGACATTCACTGGAAGGCCACCGCGCGGCGCGGGCACCCCATCACCAAGACTTACCAGGTGGAGCGCACCCAGGAGGTCTATGTCGTGGTGGACGCATCGCGCCTGAGCGCCCGCCCCATACCCGGACGCCTTCCGGAGGGCGCCTCGGAGGCCCAACTGGAACTTCTGTTGCGCGCGGCCCTGCTTCTGGGGGTTGTCGCGGAGAAACAGGGGGACTTCTTTGGCCTGGTGACCTTCAGCGATCAGGTACACGCCTTTATCCGCGCGAGCAAAGGACGGGGCCACTTCAATCGCTGCCGGGAGGCGCTCTACACGCTCCAGCCCCGGATCGTGAATCCCGATTTCGAAGATGTCTGCACCTTCATCCGCATGCGACTCCGGCGGCGCGCCCTCGTGATCTTCCTGACCAATCTGGACGACCCCGTGCTCGCGGAGAGTCTCAGCAGAAACCTCGAGTTCCTCAGCAACCGCCATCTGGTGATGGTCAACATGATTACCCCGGGCCATGTGCGGCCCCTCTTCAGCCACGGCGATGTCCGGGATACCGACGAAATCTATGCCCGTCTCGGCGGACATCTCCAATGGCAAAGTCTTCGCGAGACACAACGGAGCCTTCACCGCCACGGCGTGGATATGCACCTCGCGGGCCACGAGAGCCTCTGCGGCGACATGGTGGCCCAGTATGTCAGCGTAAAGCAGCGGCAACTCTTATGA
- a CDS encoding stage II sporulation protein M, giving the protein MIIDLEKFIASEQPYWDELDHQLTILEERSGNPLSLEQVKRFNYLYQRTASDLARISTFSAEPTTRRHLENLVARAYAEVHEVRRSSGRIQAGEWVMKTFPQTFRRHIRAFQLTLFVTLLGAAFGALVVATDSPAKRVILPFDHLMGSPSDRVAREEAVTEDRMAGSRSVFSAQLMQNNIRVSIMALALGMTFGLGTFLVLFYNGVILGAVVFDYMADGQTVFLLGWLLPHGSIELPAIFLAGQAGLVLAHALIGFGDHHVLSARLRAVGPDLVTLITGVAIMLVWAGIVESFFSQYHEPHLPYWLKISFGTLELAALVVYLSRAGRAPAEDNARTAGAPRPA; this is encoded by the coding sequence ATGATTATCGACCTTGAAAAGTTTATCGCCTCCGAACAGCCCTACTGGGACGAACTCGATCACCAGCTCACCATCCTGGAAGAGCGCTCGGGCAATCCTCTTTCCCTGGAGCAGGTGAAGCGCTTTAACTATCTCTACCAGCGCACCGCCTCTGACCTCGCGCGGATCAGCACCTTTTCCGCCGAGCCCACGACCCGGCGCCACCTGGAGAATCTGGTGGCGCGGGCCTACGCCGAGGTCCACGAAGTGCGCCGGAGTTCCGGCCGTATCCAGGCAGGCGAGTGGGTCATGAAGACCTTCCCGCAAACCTTCCGTCGCCACATTCGCGCCTTCCAACTGACGCTCTTCGTCACGCTGCTCGGTGCGGCATTCGGGGCCCTCGTCGTGGCCACCGACTCACCGGCCAAGCGCGTCATACTGCCCTTTGACCACCTCATGGGTAGCCCGTCTGACCGCGTGGCCCGGGAAGAAGCGGTTACCGAGGACCGTATGGCCGGCTCTCGAAGCGTATTCTCCGCCCAGTTGATGCAGAACAACATCCGGGTCAGTATCATGGCTCTTGCCCTGGGCATGACCTTTGGCCTGGGTACCTTTCTCGTCCTTTTTTACAACGGCGTCATTCTCGGGGCGGTCGTGTTTGATTATATGGCGGACGGCCAGACGGTCTTCCTTCTCGGGTGGCTGCTTCCCCACGGCTCCATCGAACTGCCCGCCATCTTTCTGGCCGGGCAGGCGGGCCTGGTGCTGGCCCATGCCCTCATCGGCTTCGGCGACCACCACGTGCTCAGTGCGCGCCTGCGCGCGGTGGGTCCCGATCTCGTCACGCTCATCACCGGGGTGGCCATCATGCTCGTATGGGCCGGTATCGTCGAGTCCTTCTTCTCCCAGTACCACGAGCCCCATCTTCCCTACTGGCTTAAGATCAGCTTCGGAACCCTCGAACTGGCGGCCCTCGTGGTCTATCTGAGCCGCGCGGGACGGGCCCCCGCCGAGGACAACGCCAGGACCGCCGGAGCACCGAGACCCGCATGA
- a CDS encoding RDD family protein, translating to MSLPFRKRILIQTPEGVAFSLYLAGPFTRFLAWIIDVLVIAAVSSAAFSIAGFSGALVGNVGFAFAIIFIFAFGFGYRIVMEWRFRGQTLGKRILRLRVMDAGGLRLQLHQIVLRNLIRVVDMLPFAYALGGTTMLFNARNQRLGDIAANSIVTYLPQDVPPDFARVLPGKYNSFRDYPHLEGRLRQQVSPEEADLLVRALLRRDTLDPAARVRVFRELTDHFREKVEFPDAAIAGITDEQYLRNTVDSVFRGKRG from the coding sequence ATGAGCCTGCCCTTTCGAAAGCGAATCCTGATTCAGACACCCGAAGGTGTCGCCTTTTCCCTGTACCTGGCGGGGCCCTTCACCCGTTTTCTCGCCTGGATAATTGATGTGCTCGTGATCGCCGCCGTCTCTTCGGCCGCATTCTCCATTGCCGGATTCAGCGGCGCGCTCGTGGGCAACGTGGGCTTTGCTTTCGCCATCATTTTCATCTTTGCCTTCGGCTTCGGCTATCGTATCGTCATGGAGTGGCGTTTTCGCGGACAAACCCTTGGGAAACGCATCCTGCGGCTCCGGGTGATGGACGCGGGCGGGCTCCGGCTTCAATTGCACCAGATCGTGCTTCGAAACCTTATCCGCGTGGTGGACATGCTCCCCTTCGCCTATGCTCTGGGTGGGACCACGATGCTCTTCAATGCGCGGAATCAACGACTGGGCGATATTGCGGCCAACTCCATCGTCACCTACCTGCCGCAGGACGTCCCCCCGGACTTCGCTCGGGTACTCCCCGGAAAATATAACTCCTTTCGGGACTACCCCCACCTGGAAGGTCGCCTGCGCCAGCAAGTGAGCCCGGAAGAGGCGGACCTGCTGGTACGCGCACTGCTTCGGCGGGATACCCTTGACCCCGCGGCTCGGGTTCGCGTTTTCAGGGAGCTGACGGATCACTTCCGCGAGAAGGTTGAATTCCCCGACGCGGCTATCGCCGGGATTACCGACGAACAGTATCTTCGCAACACGGTAGACTCGGTGTTCCGCGGAAAGCGGGGCTGA
- a CDS encoding ATP-binding cassette domain-containing protein: MLRAESLRKVFYPPRGEAVEAVKGATFTVEPGEVFGLLGPNGAGKTTLLRMLGTIISPTSGHCWVGDVRTDQAKDDIRKDIGFLSGNTKLYGRLTATEVLRYFGRLYGMEDAYIDFRIQTLAGMLDMKAFLDRRCEALSTGQTQKVSIARVILHDPKVLILDEPTMGLDIMTSRAILDFIRDAKGRGHSIIFSTHYMTEAEMLCDRVGLIYKGDLLAVGAMEEIYARSGANNLQQAFLNLVGEETEPAA; encoded by the coding sequence ATGCTACGCGCAGAATCGCTACGTAAAGTCTTTTATCCTCCACGGGGCGAAGCCGTGGAGGCGGTGAAAGGGGCCACCTTCACCGTTGAGCCCGGTGAAGTTTTTGGCCTTCTGGGTCCGAACGGCGCGGGCAAGACCACCCTCCTGAGGATGCTTGGCACCATCATTTCCCCCACTTCCGGCCATTGCTGGGTGGGTGATGTGCGTACCGATCAGGCGAAAGACGATATCCGTAAGGATATTGGGTTCCTCTCGGGAAATACGAAACTCTACGGACGCCTGACGGCAACGGAGGTGCTTCGCTACTTTGGCCGCCTCTATGGCATGGAAGACGCCTATATCGACTTCCGCATCCAGACCCTCGCGGGCATGCTCGACATGAAGGCCTTTCTCGACCGCCGTTGCGAGGCCCTCTCCACGGGTCAAACCCAGAAAGTCTCCATTGCCCGGGTAATCCTGCACGACCCGAAGGTTCTGATCCTGGACGAACCCACCATGGGCCTCGATATCATGACCAGCCGGGCCATCCTGGACTTCATTCGCGACGCGAAGGGACGGGGCCACAGCATCATCTTCTCCACGCACTACATGACCGAGGCGGAAATGCTCTGTGACAGGGTCGGCCTTATTTACAAGGGCGACCTGCTCGCCGTGGGCGCCATGGAAGAAATCTACGCCCGGTCCGGCGCGAATAATTTACAGCAGGCCTTCCTGAATCTGGTGGGCGAGGAAACGGAACCCGCCGCATGA
- a CDS encoding CPBP family intramembrane metalloprotease: protein MNFRTASTIFKKEMLDTMRDKRTLLMMIGVPMLLYPLLLIVGLQGLLIQSASLDKKISRVALQTSEPETVRTWLSDVEKIEIVDVADPGAALERGDLEAIVFIEGPVASLLGEGKSVNVELRFDSTEFESMDAVGRLRDGLDKDAESMLDVRLKSMGLEADYIEPLKIEREDVSPPAKTTGNALGTVLPILMVVMLAVGAFYPAVDVTAGEKERGTFETLLSTPASKLEIVAGKFLTVFLLAMAAGLLNLASMAATFAFMASQVQQNVDTVIPFELKFPPSAVLVIFLIMIPLAFFISALMMAIAVFARSFKEAQNYVTPFLIVITMPALFAAMPGVKLNAVTQFIPVANAILLFRDMMTDKAGLLEAFPVFLSTAAFAALSLLFAAWLFQREEVILSEEKGFPLTWRRSEFRPRETLTASMAMGLFTVLLIVLFTIGSTVQSWRLLPGLLITEWLLLFAPILILLGYGKVNFRAALNLRRLPWWGFLGSLSIGFFSIVLVIQLSYLFNKVLPMPKEIQEAMGQLFSSDGSVSQLLLLLFVAAVSPAICEEVLFRGAILSGLRQRLGAWPAIILVGALFGLFHLDVFRIPPIAVLGMVLTYLTVRTGSIYAAMVVHLMNNSFAILLTSEHMPTAVGRILQLEHFEANGLPRPVLIIASLGFIASVGFLEFTARRFRPVGT from the coding sequence ATGAACTTTCGCACCGCGAGCACCATTTTCAAAAAAGAAATGCTGGACACCATGCGGGACAAGCGCACGCTCCTCATGATGATCGGCGTGCCCATGCTCCTCTATCCCCTGTTGCTCATCGTGGGCTTGCAGGGGCTGCTGATCCAGAGTGCAAGTCTGGACAAGAAAATATCGCGCGTGGCCCTCCAGACCTCCGAGCCCGAGACGGTGCGGACCTGGCTTTCCGATGTGGAGAAGATCGAGATCGTGGACGTCGCCGACCCCGGCGCGGCGCTGGAGCGGGGCGACCTCGAAGCCATTGTGTTTATCGAAGGCCCCGTTGCGTCGCTCCTGGGCGAGGGTAAATCGGTGAACGTTGAACTGCGCTTCGATTCCACCGAGTTCGAGTCCATGGATGCCGTGGGACGGCTCCGCGACGGCCTCGACAAAGACGCCGAGTCCATGCTGGACGTCCGTTTGAAGTCCATGGGACTTGAGGCGGACTACATCGAACCCCTCAAGATCGAACGCGAAGACGTATCTCCGCCCGCGAAGACCACCGGGAACGCCCTGGGTACCGTGCTGCCCATCCTCATGGTGGTCATGCTTGCGGTGGGTGCGTTCTACCCTGCGGTCGATGTGACCGCGGGCGAAAAAGAGCGGGGCACCTTCGAGACGCTCCTCTCCACCCCCGCCAGCAAGCTGGAAATCGTGGCGGGGAAATTCCTGACCGTCTTCCTGCTCGCCATGGCGGCCGGCCTTCTAAATCTGGCGAGCATGGCCGCCACCTTTGCCTTCATGGCCAGTCAGGTGCAGCAGAATGTGGATACCGTTATCCCCTTCGAGCTGAAATTCCCGCCGAGCGCCGTTCTTGTTATCTTCCTGATCATGATTCCCCTCGCTTTCTTCATTTCCGCACTGATGATGGCCATAGCCGTTTTCGCCCGAAGTTTCAAGGAAGCCCAGAACTACGTCACGCCGTTTCTTATCGTCATCACCATGCCCGCCCTCTTCGCGGCGATGCCTGGTGTCAAGCTCAATGCGGTAACCCAGTTCATTCCCGTGGCCAACGCCATTCTGTTGTTTCGCGATATGATGACCGACAAGGCGGGCCTCCTGGAGGCCTTTCCCGTATTTCTGAGCACCGCCGCATTCGCCGCCCTCTCACTTCTTTTCGCCGCTTGGCTCTTCCAGCGCGAAGAGGTCATCCTCTCCGAGGAGAAAGGTTTTCCCCTCACCTGGCGGCGGAGCGAATTCCGCCCGCGTGAAACCCTCACCGCGTCCATGGCCATGGGGCTATTCACGGTTCTGCTGATCGTGCTTTTCACCATCGGAAGCACGGTGCAGTCCTGGCGATTGCTTCCGGGCCTCCTCATCACCGAATGGCTTCTCCTCTTCGCCCCCATACTCATCCTCCTGGGCTATGGAAAGGTCAATTTTCGCGCCGCGCTGAATCTGCGCCGATTGCCCTGGTGGGGCTTTCTGGGCTCCCTGAGTATCGGCTTCTTTTCCATCGTGCTCGTCATCCAGCTAAGCTACCTCTTCAACAAGGTCCTCCCGATGCCAAAAGAAATCCAGGAGGCCATGGGGCAGCTTTTCAGCAGCGATGGCAGCGTTTCACAGCTCCTGTTGCTCCTCTTCGTCGCCGCCGTTTCTCCGGCCATATGCGAAGAGGTGCTCTTCCGCGGCGCAATCCTCTCGGGACTCCGGCAACGGCTTGGAGCCTGGCCGGCCATCATACTGGTGGGCGCCCTCTTTGGGCTCTTCCATCTGGACGTATTCCGAATTCCCCCTATCGCGGTGCTGGGTATGGTGCTCACCTATCTCACGGTGCGTACCGGATCCATCTACGCCGCCATGGTCGTTCACCTGATGAACAACAGCTTTGCCATCCTGCTCACGAGTGAACATATGCCGACCGCCGTCGGCCGGATTCTCCAACTGGAACATTTCGAAGCGAACGGATTGCCCCGCCCCGTGCTCATTATTGCCTCACTGGGCTTTATCGCCAGCGTCGGGTTCCTGGAATTTACCGCGCGCCGATTCAGGCCCGTCGGGACCTGA
- the fabA gene encoding bifunctional 3-hydroxydecanoyl-ACP dehydratase/trans-2-decenoyl-ACP isomerase, producing MTCGALNRQALQPIESRYQERIVPTVSTQQSFTRDDLILAGKGELFGPAAPRLPLPNMLMIDRVTHVDRDGGAYGKGLLVAELDINPDLWFFGCHFETDPVMPGCLGLDAMWQLAGFYMGWAGHEGKGRALGVKEVKFTGQVLPTAKKVTYRIDIRRLLALKLTMVVADGSMEVDGREIYKAKELKVGLFSSTDGF from the coding sequence ATGACGTGCGGGGCGTTGAACCGACAGGCGTTGCAGCCCATTGAGTCTCGATACCAGGAGAGAATAGTGCCCACGGTTTCCACACAGCAGTCATTTACCCGCGACGACCTCATTCTGGCAGGGAAAGGCGAACTTTTCGGTCCCGCCGCTCCCCGGCTTCCCCTGCCCAACATGCTCATGATCGACCGGGTCACCCATGTTGACCGGGACGGTGGCGCCTACGGCAAGGGACTCCTGGTTGCGGAACTCGACATCAATCCCGATTTGTGGTTTTTCGGCTGCCATTTTGAGACGGACCCGGTGATGCCGGGTTGCCTGGGCCTCGACGCCATGTGGCAACTCGCGGGCTTCTACATGGGCTGGGCCGGCCACGAGGGCAAGGGCCGGGCGCTGGGTGTGAAAGAAGTGAAGTTCACCGGTCAGGTGCTTCCCACGGCGAAAAAGGTCACCTACCGCATCGACATCCGCCGCCTGCTCGCGCTGAAACTGACCATGGTCGTCGCCGACGGCAGCATGGAAGTGGACGGGCGCGAGATCTACAAGGCGAAAGAACTCAAGGTCGGGCTCTTCAGCAGCACGGACGGATTCTGA
- a CDS encoding acylphosphatase: protein MSHRIRLLIDGRVQGVGYRYSACAEARRLGLDGWVRNLGNGQVELEAEGDEDGLEQLTLWCHRGPLLAEVRHVEVVARDSGEKRYKGFLVR, encoded by the coding sequence GTGAGCCATCGCATCCGGCTGCTTATTGACGGGCGGGTTCAGGGCGTGGGCTACCGATACAGCGCCTGCGCCGAAGCCCGCCGGTTGGGACTCGACGGATGGGTCCGGAATCTCGGCAATGGTCAGGTGGAGCTGGAGGCGGAGGGAGACGAAGATGGCCTGGAGCAATTGACGCTTTGGTGTCACCGAGGTCCGCTCCTTGCGGAAGTTCGTCATGTAGAGGTTGTTGCGCGCGATTCGGGCGAGAAGCGGTACAAAGGCTTTCTAGTCCGTTGA
- a CDS encoding HEAT repeat domain-containing protein, which yields MNTLNCIDPTPAVRRVAFARTVRALAAALLLSALAMVSAAALEVKGGDGNVSLSNITGTPTLVTVVLKGGAKDPNLQVVEVVGETISFTSERGDRVNYQSGDIDHLAIQGSVVARVAPVVTSNVALRPEDQRIVDQGTTRVAELFQNSKDNQDLRIRAAAYMAADGNKEAEQYLISLAESNNLQARIDAARGLYLAGKPLPGTVIKDGLESNNRNIRAAAAELAGLFRDESATPELMTMLNDRSAQFAAPAGVALARLGNREIIPQLFSMLGSNSDEKNHAGVQGLIILGGADLIETAKYRLKEVDGLERYRLIYVLFRLGDEVGRKEAIRVFNEELTIKPEAALVLAADKYWEATQYLQERLKRREDATPENLNYRARNASAIMAGGDPSAVYVFQELLRSDSVDSKIQVLRLIGDSGDRSLLKLMTAAIDNTDTNVSIEAANAALAVANPGFRQRLKDLRLQP from the coding sequence ATGAACACATTGAATTGCATTGACCCAACCCCGGCGGTGCGGCGCGTGGCTTTTGCGCGGACGGTTCGGGCTCTGGCGGCGGCGCTTCTTCTTTCGGCCCTGGCCATGGTTTCGGCCGCGGCCCTGGAGGTGAAAGGCGGCGATGGCAACGTCAGTCTGAGCAATATCACCGGCACGCCGACCCTGGTTACAGTCGTGCTGAAGGGCGGCGCAAAGGATCCCAACCTGCAGGTGGTTGAAGTCGTCGGTGAGACGATCAGCTTCACCTCGGAACGGGGAGATCGCGTGAACTATCAGAGCGGCGATATTGACCACCTGGCCATCCAGGGCAGCGTGGTTGCGCGTGTGGCCCCGGTGGTTACGAGCAACGTCGCCCTGCGCCCGGAGGACCAGCGAATTGTGGATCAGGGCACCACGCGCGTGGCGGAGCTTTTCCAGAACAGCAAGGACAATCAGGATCTCCGGATTCGCGCCGCCGCGTATATGGCGGCCGATGGCAACAAAGAAGCGGAACAGTACTTGATTTCCCTTGCGGAATCGAACAATCTTCAGGCGCGGATTGATGCCGCCCGGGGCCTATATCTCGCCGGGAAGCCCCTTCCAGGTACGGTAATCAAGGACGGGCTGGAGAGCAACAATCGCAATATTCGCGCGGCGGCCGCGGAGCTTGCGGGCCTTTTCAGGGACGAGAGCGCCACGCCGGAATTGATGACCATGCTGAATGATCGATCGGCACAGTTTGCCGCGCCCGCCGGTGTTGCCCTGGCGCGGCTGGGCAATCGGGAAATCATCCCCCAGCTCTTTTCCATGCTCGGAAGTAACAGCGACGAGAAGAACCATGCGGGCGTTCAGGGTCTAATCATCCTCGGCGGCGCCGATCTTATCGAGACGGCCAAATACCGGCTCAAGGAGGTCGACGGGTTGGAGCGCTATCGCCTTATTTATGTGCTCTTCCGTCTCGGCGACGAGGTTGGCCGTAAAGAGGCCATCCGTGTGTTCAACGAAGAGCTTACGATCAAACCGGAAGCGGCGCTGGTGCTTGCCGCCGACAAGTACTGGGAAGCCACCCAGTATCTGCAGGAACGCCTGAAACGCCGGGAAGACGCGACGCCCGAAAACTTGAACTATCGCGCGCGTAATGCCAGCGCCATCATGGCCGGTGGCGACCCCTCGGCCGTGTATGTGTTTCAGGAGTTGCTGCGCTCGGACAGCGTGGACTCGAAGATTCAAGTGCTGCGGCTGATCGGTGATTCAGGGGATCGCTCCCTGTTGAAGCTGATGACCGCGGCCATTGACAACACGGACACCAACGTTTCCATCGAGGCTGCCAATGCGGCCCTCGCCGTGGCCAATCCCGGTTTTCGTCAGCGCTTGAAGGACTTGCGGCTTCAACCGTGA
- a CDS encoding HAD family hydrolase: MKYGYLIDMDGVIYRSNDVIPGAVAFINRLVAENVPFRFLTNNSQRTRRDMITKLNRMGFHVGEEHIYTCAMATARYLAHQKPNGTAYVIGEGGLLNALHRNGYAIVDHDPDYVVVGEGRTMNFEVIEHAVNMILKGAKLVATNMDPNCPTASGTRPGCGAIVAMLEAATGVSAFSVGKPSPIMMRAARIEMGLRAAQTIMIGDTMETDILGGVQLGYKTVLVLSGGTGKSDLSRYAYQPDVVVDSIANLDTSAFFLEHVPALAEAKKAAI, from the coding sequence ATGAAATACGGTTACCTGATAGACATGGATGGGGTTATCTACCGCAGCAACGACGTTATTCCCGGCGCGGTGGCCTTCATCAATCGGCTGGTGGCTGAAAACGTTCCCTTTCGATTTCTCACAAACAACAGCCAGCGCACGCGGCGCGACATGATAACCAAATTGAATCGCATGGGCTTTCACGTGGGCGAAGAGCACATCTACACGTGCGCCATGGCGACGGCCCGCTATCTGGCCCATCAGAAGCCCAACGGCACCGCCTATGTCATTGGCGAAGGGGGATTGCTGAACGCCCTTCACCGCAACGGCTACGCCATCGTGGATCACGACCCGGACTACGTGGTCGTGGGTGAAGGTCGCACGATGAATTTCGAGGTGATCGAACACGCCGTTAACATGATTCTTAAAGGCGCCAAACTTGTGGCGACTAATATGGACCCGAACTGCCCCACCGCCAGCGGGACCCGTCCCGGCTGCGGGGCTATCGTAGCCATGTTGGAAGCCGCCACCGGCGTGAGCGCCTTCAGTGTGGGAAAGCCCAGTCCGATTATGATGCGTGCCGCTCGGATAGAAATGGGATTACGCGCGGCACAGACCATCATGATAGGAGACACCATGGAAACGGACATCCTCGGCGGCGTGCAGTTGGGCTACAAGACGGTACTCGTCCTCTCGGGAGGCACGGGGAAGTCGGACTTGAGCCGCTACGCGTACCAACCGGATGTCGTGGTGGATTCCATCGCCAATCTGGACACGTCGGCGTTCTTCCTTGAGCACGTTCCGGCGCTGGCGGAAGCGAAGAAAGCAGCCATCTGA